In Gaiellales bacterium, a single window of DNA contains:
- a CDS encoding 2Fe-2S iron-sulfur cluster-binding protein produces the protein MADARLASRQGELIDRSRPVSFSWQGAQVTGYAGDTIGSALYGSGTRVFSRSFKYHRRRGLMCCAGQCPNCLVNVDGEPTVRACVTPIEDGMTVTPLNAWPSLNRDFLHLVGRLTPGFGMQVGFYYKTFIHPRKAWPYYEKILRNAAGLGKLDPAHRRTERYEKVHRHVDVLVLGGGEAGLEAAATAAEAGKHTALVDEGLALGGYLSWAGPKGQARLSGLLERISAAGVEILQPAFAGGVYEGLLVPVYQGRTMHRFRPAELVIATGSIEQPLVFGNNDLPGVMLGTGARRLVNQFRVMPGEEAVVVTSCDEGFEAACDLADGGVNVVAVADARPNADGSRVEDAGIEYLSGFQPLQAKGSKAVSGVVVTRNGERRSFGCDLLVMAGGTVGHTAFVSQGGGTIRYDREQRRYVPDSLPKGMRVVGAAAGSAAAAGAVPAKAPKTACKQIVCFCEDVTTKDIGLSLDEGFRSLELSKRYTTVTMGPCQGRMCHRNSGIVIAEELGLDPDAQRVGVTTARPPHNPTSFSLLAARGYEPVKRTSTHHWHAEHGGKMLWAGDWKRPYDYGDAETEADAVHESLGLIDVSTLGKLIVRGPDAAAFLERIYPNRFGDMKLARVRYGIVCGDDGSIIDDGTVARLSDTEYYVTTTSSGAGGMEQWFTWWNAVWKMDCEIVNVTSTIAAFNLAGPNARTALQTLTDFDLSNEAFPYLGAGQAQIAGVPCLILRIGFVGELGYELHLPSAAGEHLWEKLMEAGEQYSVKPFGLEPQRILRLEKMHIIVGQDTNAESNPLEAGMPWIVKLDKESDWIGRYAIEWYKNRGDRFTLVGWEAQNGKVPIEGTQVVGDDGGPTGRITSSRFSRRLGKAIGIAWVPVSLSEDGTGIAISDPSGATIPATVTHKAFYDPDGERLRS, from the coding sequence GTGGCTGACGCTCGGCTGGCATCACGACAGGGCGAGCTGATCGACCGCTCGCGGCCGGTCTCGTTCTCATGGCAGGGCGCCCAGGTGACCGGGTACGCCGGCGACACGATCGGGTCGGCCCTCTACGGGTCGGGGACGCGTGTGTTCTCGCGCTCGTTCAAGTACCACCGCCGCCGCGGCCTGATGTGCTGCGCCGGCCAGTGCCCGAACTGCCTCGTCAACGTGGACGGCGAGCCGACGGTGCGCGCGTGCGTCACGCCGATCGAGGACGGCATGACGGTCACGCCCCTGAACGCCTGGCCATCGCTCAACCGGGACTTCCTGCACCTGGTCGGCCGCCTCACGCCCGGGTTCGGCATGCAGGTCGGCTTCTACTACAAGACCTTCATCCACCCTCGCAAGGCGTGGCCGTACTACGAGAAGATCCTGCGCAACGCAGCCGGGCTCGGCAAGCTCGATCCGGCGCACCGGCGCACCGAGCGCTACGAGAAGGTGCACCGCCACGTCGACGTGCTGGTGCTCGGCGGCGGCGAGGCCGGCCTCGAGGCGGCCGCCACGGCGGCCGAGGCGGGCAAGCACACCGCCCTGGTGGACGAGGGCCTGGCGCTGGGCGGCTACCTGTCCTGGGCCGGCCCGAAGGGCCAGGCGCGGCTGTCCGGCCTGCTCGAGCGCATCAGCGCGGCGGGCGTCGAGATCCTCCAGCCGGCCTTTGCGGGCGGCGTCTACGAGGGGCTGCTCGTGCCGGTCTACCAGGGCCGCACGATGCACCGCTTCCGCCCCGCCGAGCTGGTGATCGCAACCGGGTCGATCGAGCAGCCGCTCGTCTTCGGCAACAACGACCTCCCCGGCGTGATGCTCGGCACGGGCGCGCGCCGGCTCGTCAACCAGTTCCGCGTCATGCCGGGCGAGGAGGCCGTGGTCGTGACGTCGTGCGACGAGGGGTTCGAGGCAGCCTGCGACCTGGCCGACGGCGGCGTCAACGTCGTCGCGGTCGCCGACGCGCGACCCAACGCCGACGGCAGCCGTGTCGAGGACGCTGGGATCGAGTACCTGTCCGGATTCCAGCCCCTGCAGGCAAAGGGCTCGAAGGCCGTATCGGGGGTCGTCGTCACGCGCAACGGCGAGCGGCGCTCCTTCGGGTGCGACCTGCTGGTGATGGCCGGCGGCACGGTCGGCCATACCGCGTTCGTGAGCCAGGGCGGCGGCACGATCCGCTACGACCGCGAGCAGCGCCGCTACGTGCCCGACTCGCTGCCGAAGGGCATGCGCGTGGTCGGCGCGGCGGCCGGCTCGGCGGCCGCGGCCGGGGCCGTCCCGGCCAAGGCGCCGAAGACGGCGTGCAAGCAGATCGTCTGCTTCTGCGAGGACGTGACCACCAAGGACATCGGGCTCTCGCTGGACGAAGGCTTCCGCTCGCTCGAGCTGTCCAAGCGCTATACGACCGTGACGATGGGGCCGTGTCAGGGCCGGATGTGCCACCGCAACTCGGGCATCGTCATCGCCGAGGAGCTGGGGCTCGACCCCGACGCGCAGCGCGTCGGCGTGACGACCGCGCGGCCACCTCACAACCCCACCAGCTTCTCGCTGCTGGCGGCCCGCGGCTACGAACCGGTCAAGCGCACGTCGACCCACCACTGGCACGCCGAGCACGGCGGCAAGATGCTCTGGGCGGGCGACTGGAAGCGGCCCTACGACTACGGCGACGCCGAGACCGAGGCGGACGCCGTGCACGAATCGCTCGGCCTGATCGACGTCTCCACGCTCGGCAAGCTGATCGTCCGTGGGCCGGACGCCGCGGCGTTCCTCGAGCGCATCTACCCGAACCGCTTCGGCGACATGAAGCTGGCCCGCGTCCGCTACGGGATCGTCTGCGGCGACGACGGTTCGATCATCGACGACGGAACCGTCGCGCGCCTGAGCGACACGGAGTACTACGTGACGACCACGTCGTCGGGGGCCGGCGGCATGGAGCAGTGGTTCACGTGGTGGAACGCGGTCTGGAAGATGGACTGCGAGATCGTCAACGTCACGTCGACCATCGCCGCGTTCAACCTCGCAGGCCCGAACGCCCGGACAGCCCTCCAGACGCTGACGGACTTCGACCTGTCGAACGAGGCGTTCCCGTATCTGGGCGCCGGCCAGGCGCAGATCGCGGGCGTCCCCTGCCTGATCCTCCGCATCGGCTTCGTGGGCGAGCTGGGCTACGAGCTGCACCTGCCCTCGGCGGCAGGCGAGCACCTCTGGGAGAAGCTGATGGAGGCCGGTGAGCAGTACTCCGTCAAGCCGTTCGGCCTCGAGCCGCAGCGCATCCTGCGTCTCGAGAAGATGCACATCATCGTCGGCCAGGACACGAATGCGGAGTCCAACCCGCTCGAGGCCGGCATGCCGTGGATCGTGAAGCTGGACAAGGAGTCCGACTGGATCGGGCGCTACGCGATCGAGTGGTACAAGAACCGCGGCGACCGCTTCACGCTGGTCGGCTGGGAGGCGCAGAACGGCAAGGTGCCGATCGAGGGCACCCAGGTGGTCGGCGACGACGGCGGCCCCACCGGGCGCATCACGAGCTCGCGCTTCTCGCGGCGTCTCGGCAAGGCGATCGGCATTGCCTGGGTGCCGGTGTCCCTGTCCGAGGACGGGACCGGCATCGCCATCTCGGACCCGAGCGGCGCCACCATTCCGGCGACCGTCACCCACAAGGCCTTCTACGACCCCGACGGAGAGAGGTTGCGTTCGTGA
- a CDS encoding sarcosine oxidase subunit delta yields the protein MSFILTCPNCGPRAVDEYSYGGEVTTRATSSTEERALFHYLYFRTNTDGDQLEWWFHSSGCREWFQAERNTTRNEVLRVGRPGELAGAEAVPDAAAASEAAGG from the coding sequence GTGAGCTTCATCCTGACGTGCCCGAACTGCGGGCCACGCGCGGTCGACGAGTACTCCTACGGCGGCGAGGTGACGACGCGCGCCACCAGCTCCACGGAAGAGCGTGCGCTGTTCCACTACCTGTACTTCCGCACCAACACCGACGGCGACCAGCTCGAGTGGTGGTTCCACTCGTCAGGCTGCCGGGAGTGGTTCCAGGCCGAGCGGAACACGACGCGCAACGAGGTGCTGCGCGTCGGGCGCCCGGGGGAGCTGGCGGGGGCCGAGGCGGTTCCCGACGCGGCGGCCGCATCGGAGGCCGCAGGTGGCTGA
- a CDS encoding cyclodeaminase/cyclohydrolase family protein codes for MDERSDSSSGGGGDPYLDATVAGLLDDLAARTPAPGGGAAAALTCAMAAALVEMATSFASAQGLEAVHERAHRIRDEVAMLASADGRAYGVVLEALRMPSGAERTKHLDEAVSGAIAVPMRMLELATEVATLAADVAETGNRNLEGDALAGSLLAEAAARSAATLAQLNASMLSRHALADAHMERLRPALAKATRARERAVTAYTHV; via the coding sequence ATGGACGAACGGTCGGACTCTTCTAGCGGCGGGGGCGGCGACCCGTATCTCGACGCCACGGTCGCCGGCCTGCTCGACGACCTTGCCGCCCGCACGCCCGCTCCCGGCGGCGGCGCGGCGGCCGCCCTGACATGCGCTATGGCGGCGGCGCTGGTCGAGATGGCCACGTCGTTTGCCTCCGCGCAGGGGCTCGAGGCGGTGCACGAGCGCGCGCACCGGATCCGCGATGAGGTGGCGATGCTCGCCTCCGCCGACGGACGTGCGTACGGGGTGGTGCTGGAGGCGCTGCGAATGCCGTCCGGCGCTGAGCGGACGAAGCACCTCGACGAGGCGGTGTCGGGAGCGATCGCCGTTCCCATGCGGATGCTCGAGCTGGCGACCGAGGTCGCGACCCTCGCCGCCGACGTCGCCGAGACAGGCAACCGGAACCTCGAGGGCGACGCCCTCGCGGGCTCGCTGCTCGCCGAGGCGGCCGCGCGGTCGGCGGCGACGCTGGCGCAGCTGAACGCGAGCATGCTCTCCCGGCACGCGCTTGCGGACGCCCACATGGAGCGGCTGCGCCCGGCCCTGGCGAAGGCAACACGGGCGCGCGAGCGGGCGGTCACCGCGTACACGCACGTGTGA
- a CDS encoding formate--tetrahydrofolate ligase translates to MKSSLEIAQEAVLRPIMDVAREMGLEEDEVDLYGKYKAKIDLSAIDRLSGAPDAKIVCVSAITPTKAGEGKTTTSVSLTQGLGHIGKRPILCLREPSLGPIFGIKGGAAGGGLTQVVPMEDLNLHFTGDFHAVAAANNMLAAFVDRHIFYGNECRLAPHGVTWRRAVDMNDRNLRTIVSGLGGPTHGIPRETGFDIVAASEVMAIMGMATSLQDLRRRIGSITVGYDVDGNPVTAEQMGCAGAMTVLLKDALKPNLIQTLEGQPCFMHIGPFGNIAHGNSSIVADLAGRKLGEYLLTEAGFGSDLGMEKFMDIVCRAGGFAPNAVVMVATAKALKHHAGLEDDPRNSTADNLKAIEEGSQNLARHIANAKEFGVPCVVAANRFPGDTDDEVALVQKLAMEHGAHAAVLNEGFSRGGEGAAEMAEAVVDACEQPSSFSFVYEDSDPIDVKIEKIAKRVYRADGVNFLPAARQKIEQFTRDGLTGLSICMAKTHLSLSADPALANAPTGFRIPVRDIRPYTGAGFLTALCGDIMQMPGLGKTPAGFNVDIDEDGRTVGLF, encoded by the coding sequence GTGAAGAGCAGCCTCGAGATCGCGCAGGAAGCAGTCCTTCGCCCGATCATGGACGTGGCCCGCGAGATGGGCCTGGAGGAGGACGAGGTCGATCTGTACGGCAAGTACAAGGCCAAGATCGACCTCAGCGCGATCGACCGCCTGTCCGGTGCACCGGACGCCAAGATCGTCTGCGTCTCGGCGATCACGCCGACCAAGGCGGGCGAGGGAAAGACGACGACGTCCGTCTCGCTCACCCAGGGGCTCGGCCACATCGGCAAGCGCCCGATCCTGTGCCTGCGGGAGCCGTCGCTCGGCCCGATCTTCGGCATCAAGGGCGGCGCCGCCGGCGGGGGCCTCACCCAGGTGGTGCCGATGGAGGACCTGAACCTCCACTTCACCGGTGACTTCCACGCGGTCGCGGCGGCCAACAACATGCTCGCCGCCTTCGTCGACCGCCACATCTTCTACGGCAACGAGTGCCGCCTCGCTCCCCACGGCGTGACGTGGCGCCGCGCCGTGGACATGAACGACCGCAACCTGCGCACCATCGTCTCGGGCCTCGGTGGGCCCACGCACGGCATCCCGCGCGAGACCGGGTTCGACATCGTCGCCGCCTCCGAGGTGATGGCGATCATGGGCATGGCCACCTCGCTGCAGGACCTGCGCAGGCGGATCGGGTCGATCACCGTCGGCTACGACGTGGACGGCAACCCGGTGACTGCAGAGCAGATGGGCTGCGCGGGTGCGATGACCGTGCTGCTCAAGGACGCGCTGAAGCCGAACCTGATCCAGACGCTCGAGGGCCAGCCGTGCTTCATGCACATCGGCCCGTTCGGCAACATCGCGCACGGCAACAGCTCGATCGTCGCAGACCTCGCCGGCCGCAAGCTGGGCGAGTACCTGCTGACCGAGGCCGGGTTCGGCAGCGACCTGGGCATGGAGAAGTTCATGGACATCGTCTGCCGGGCCGGCGGGTTCGCTCCGAACGCCGTGGTCATGGTGGCGACGGCGAAGGCGCTCAAGCACCACGCCGGCCTCGAGGACGACCCGCGCAACTCCACCGCCGACAACCTCAAGGCGATCGAGGAGGGCTCGCAGAACCTCGCCCGCCACATCGCGAATGCGAAGGAGTTCGGCGTGCCCTGCGTGGTCGCGGCCAACCGCTTCCCGGGCGACACAGACGACGAGGTCGCGCTCGTCCAGAAGCTGGCGATGGAGCACGGGGCCCACGCCGCGGTGCTGAACGAGGGCTTCTCGCGCGGCGGTGAGGGTGCCGCCGAGATGGCCGAGGCCGTCGTCGACGCATGCGAGCAGCCGAGCAGCTTCAGCTTCGTCTACGAGGACTCCGACCCGATCGACGTCAAGATCGAGAAGATCGCGAAGCGCGTGTACCGCGCGGACGGCGTCAACTTCCTGCCGGCCGCGCGGCAGAAGATCGAGCAGTTCACGCGCGACGGCCTGACCGGCCTCTCGATCTGCATGGCGAAGACGCACCTGTCACTGTCCGCCGACCCGGCGCTCGCGAACGCCCCGACGGGTTTCCGCATCCCCGTGCGCGACATCCGGCCGTACACCGGAGCCGGCTTCCTGACCGCGCTCTGCGGTGACATCATGCAGATGCCAGGGCTGGGGAAGACGCCGGCCGGCTTCAACGTGGACATCGATGAGGATGGACGAACGGTCGGACTCTTCTAG
- a CDS encoding S9 family peptidase, with amino-acid sequence MPSPILSRLAPADLLRERLIGGIDISSDGSLAAYSERTVVGGKDRSSLWLVPFAGGRPRRLTHGAWADTRPRFSPDGRTIAFLSDRDKEGISQVLLLPLDGGEPRAITSFRRGALEAEWMPTGRALAVLATDDRSHVLAGERDAGADEKADTTPTARVLRRLDWRMDGEGLLDHARHVHLVSTGGRVRRLTKGTWSAGNLRPHPNGRAIGFIANRETDVAPDHQVHVVEVSSGRVRQRTRLEGEVARFSFDPDGTLVCVALATRTPMSEDPWMVWRVAGDGSGTPLTADLDRFAGQGVANDERLTVIPSNGREVPHRVTDDGLEPLVDAALDPCAYELAGAGENVAALMTLNDYDGMDVYALEPGRPPRRLTRSGDSWLSGRARATQEELTVKGPAGPIQAFLLSPPGAGRRRLPTIIDVHGGPTWAWPIAADATSHMLVGAGYRVVRANIRGSNDRGRDWIAALNGRWGDVDAADCHAVLDHLVKLGLADPKRLGCWGNSYGGFMVNWLVGTSDRFAAAVSSNGVANQVSAYAHCDVGYIYNRQEGLGESFSPEGVASLWRQSPLKNAANVHTPLLILQGEADLRCPPADNEQLFVALRMLGREVEYVLYPESSHSMSASARPDRRVDRMERIVGWFRTHMRP; translated from the coding sequence ATGCCATCGCCCATCCTATCCCGCCTCGCACCCGCCGACCTGCTCCGTGAACGCCTGATCGGCGGCATCGACATCTCGTCCGACGGCTCGCTTGCCGCCTACAGCGAGCGGACCGTCGTTGGGGGCAAGGACCGCTCGAGCCTCTGGCTGGTGCCGTTCGCCGGCGGCCGCCCGCGCCGGCTCACCCATGGCGCCTGGGCGGACACGCGACCACGCTTCTCCCCCGACGGCCGCACGATCGCGTTCCTGTCCGACCGTGACAAGGAGGGCATCTCGCAGGTGCTGCTCCTGCCGCTCGACGGCGGCGAGCCTCGCGCCATCACGTCGTTTCGCCGGGGGGCGCTGGAAGCCGAATGGATGCCCACCGGCCGCGCGCTCGCCGTGCTCGCGACGGACGACCGCTCGCATGTCCTCGCGGGTGAGCGCGATGCCGGCGCCGACGAGAAGGCGGACACCACGCCGACGGCCCGCGTGCTGCGGCGGCTCGACTGGCGGATGGACGGCGAGGGGCTGCTGGACCATGCCCGGCACGTGCATCTGGTCTCGACAGGCGGGCGGGTTCGCAGGCTGACGAAGGGGACATGGTCCGCGGGCAACCTGCGGCCGCACCCGAACGGGAGGGCGATCGGGTTCATCGCGAACCGCGAGACGGACGTCGCTCCCGACCATCAGGTGCACGTCGTCGAGGTCTCGAGCGGGAGGGTGCGGCAGCGCACCAGGCTGGAGGGCGAGGTCGCGCGCTTCTCGTTCGACCCGGACGGCACGCTGGTGTGCGTCGCCCTCGCCACGCGCACCCCGATGTCGGAGGATCCCTGGATGGTGTGGCGGGTGGCCGGCGACGGCAGCGGGACGCCGCTGACGGCTGACCTCGACCGCTTTGCGGGGCAGGGGGTCGCCAACGACGAGCGCCTGACCGTGATCCCGAGCAACGGCCGGGAGGTGCCCCACCGGGTCACCGACGACGGCCTCGAGCCGCTGGTCGACGCGGCGCTCGACCCGTGCGCGTACGAGCTGGCCGGCGCGGGGGAGAACGTGGCGGCGCTGATGACCCTCAACGACTACGACGGCATGGACGTCTACGCCCTCGAGCCTGGGAGACCGCCGCGGCGGCTGACGAGGTCGGGCGACTCGTGGCTGAGCGGTCGCGCACGCGCGACCCAGGAGGAGCTGACGGTGAAGGGGCCGGCCGGGCCGATCCAGGCGTTCCTGCTGTCGCCTCCCGGCGCGGGCCGCAGACGGCTGCCGACGATCATCGACGTGCACGGCGGGCCGACATGGGCGTGGCCGATTGCGGCGGACGCGACGTCGCACATGCTGGTGGGCGCGGGGTACCGCGTCGTGCGGGCCAACATCCGCGGCTCGAACGACCGTGGGCGCGACTGGATCGCGGCGCTGAACGGCCGCTGGGGCGACGTCGACGCCGCGGACTGCCACGCGGTGCTCGACCACCTCGTGAAGCTGGGACTCGCCGACCCCAAGCGCCTCGGCTGCTGGGGCAACAGCTACGGCGGCTTCATGGTCAACTGGCTCGTCGGCACGAGCGACCGGTTCGCCGCGGCCGTCTCGTCGAACGGCGTGGCCAACCAGGTCTCGGCATATGCGCACTGCGACGTCGGGTACATCTACAACCGCCAGGAGGGGCTGGGCGAGTCCTTCAGCCCCGAGGGCGTCGCCTCGCTGTGGCGCCAGTCGCCGTTGAAGAACGCCGCGAACGTGCACACGCCGCTGCTGATCCTGCAGGGCGAGGCGGACCTGCGCTGCCCGCCGGCCGACAACGAGCAGCTGTTCGTCGCGTTGCGGATGCTCGGCCGCGAGGTGGAGTACGTGCTCTATCCGGAGAGCAGCCACTCGATGTCGGCGAGCGCGAGGCCGGACCGGCGGGTCGACCGCATGGAGCGGATCGTCGGGTGGTTCCGGACGCACATGCGTCCGTAG
- a CDS encoding FAD-dependent oxidoreductase, producing MIGLLRKYRYFRDHDLKSSYDVVIIGAGAHGLATAYYLAKRHGIKKIAVLDKSYMGAGASGRNTTIIRSNYLTPEGARFYEASVKLYESLSQDLNFNMLFSQHGHLTLAHSDRSVNTMMERAEVNRLVGIDSRVVYPDEIKDLCPQLDTSDHPTFPILAALYHPPGGVIRHDAVVWGYGKEADKLGVEIHQYTDVTGINVENGKVTGVETNRGTINCDTVISCVAGWSTLVCDMVKVPLPLTTHILQACVTEPVKPLLDKIIVSGTLHIYISQSDRGEFVMGSEIEPYSGYSNTSTFRFIEDLAMHMIELLPMLGHAKILRQWTGYCDVSPDYSPIMGVTEVDGFIVDAGWGTYGFKASPIVGYTIADLVGTGRTPELIQPFRWARFYENDLVSERGAAAVSH from the coding sequence GTGATCGGGCTGCTCCGCAAGTACCGCTACTTCCGCGACCATGACCTCAAGTCGAGCTACGACGTGGTCATCATCGGCGCCGGCGCCCACGGGCTGGCGACCGCGTACTACCTCGCGAAGCGCCACGGCATCAAGAAGATCGCCGTGCTCGACAAGAGCTACATGGGGGCCGGCGCTTCGGGCCGCAATACGACCATCATCCGGTCGAACTACCTCACCCCCGAGGGCGCGAGGTTCTACGAGGCGAGCGTCAAGCTCTACGAGTCGCTCTCGCAGGACCTGAACTTCAACATGCTGTTCTCGCAGCACGGCCATCTCACGCTCGCGCACTCCGACCGCTCCGTGAACACGATGATGGAGCGCGCAGAGGTGAACCGCCTGGTCGGCATCGACTCCCGCGTCGTCTACCCCGACGAGATCAAGGATCTCTGCCCCCAGCTCGACACGAGCGATCACCCGACCTTCCCGATCCTGGCCGCGCTGTACCACCCGCCGGGTGGCGTCATCCGCCATGACGCGGTGGTGTGGGGCTACGGCAAGGAGGCCGACAAGCTCGGCGTCGAGATCCACCAGTACACCGACGTGACGGGTATCAACGTCGAGAACGGCAAGGTCACCGGGGTCGAGACCAACCGCGGCACGATCAACTGCGACACGGTGATCTCGTGCGTCGCCGGCTGGAGCACGCTGGTGTGCGACATGGTGAAGGTGCCGCTGCCGCTGACCACGCACATCCTCCAGGCCTGCGTCACCGAGCCGGTGAAGCCGCTGCTGGACAAGATCATCGTGTCCGGGACGCTGCACATCTACATCAGCCAGTCCGACCGCGGCGAGTTCGTGATGGGATCGGAGATCGAGCCGTACTCGGGCTACTCGAACACGAGCACGTTCCGGTTCATCGAGGACCTCGCCATGCACATGATCGAGCTGCTGCCCATGCTCGGGCACGCGAAGATCCTGCGCCAGTGGACGGGATACTGCGACGTGTCGCCCGACTACTCGCCGATCATGGGCGTGACCGAGGTCGACGGGTTCATCGTCGACGCAGGCTGGGGCACCTACGGGTTCAAGGCCTCGCCGATCGTCGGCTATACCATTGCCGACCTCGTCGGCACCGGCAGGACGCCGGAGCTGATCCAGCCGTTCCGCTGGGCGCGGTTCTACGAGAACGACCTCGTGTCGGAGCGCGGCGCCGCGGCCGTCTCCCACTGA
- a CDS encoding sarcosine oxidase subunit gamma family protein, which translates to MSSDPFAFLSPAAAQDVALRSPMERTHRAAGAELESHDGWRIAAYPPNGSASAWLADLSHVGKIDVRGTAEQIDTLTGGSELGRASHVDGVWTLRLSPSHAIVLCPFGRVAELRERIRSGAADLTVVDMTCGWAAMMIGGEHVREVFMRSSSLDVRPHRFPAGACMPGSVMRCASIVLNDEGRFWVLCGWEFGEYMWDSLLDAGATLGIAPVSSRVAQGTEVAA; encoded by the coding sequence GTGAGCAGCGACCCGTTTGCATTCCTGTCCCCTGCCGCCGCCCAGGACGTCGCGCTGCGCAGCCCCATGGAGCGGACGCACCGGGCGGCCGGGGCCGAGCTCGAGAGCCACGACGGATGGCGGATCGCCGCCTACCCGCCCAACGGCAGCGCTTCGGCCTGGCTGGCCGACCTTTCGCACGTCGGGAAGATCGACGTGCGCGGCACCGCGGAGCAGATCGACACCCTGACCGGCGGCAGCGAGCTGGGCCGGGCCAGCCACGTGGACGGCGTCTGGACGCTGCGCCTCTCGCCCAGCCATGCGATCGTGCTGTGCCCCTTCGGGCGCGTCGCCGAGCTGCGCGAGCGGATCCGGTCGGGAGCGGCGGATCTCACGGTCGTCGACATGACGTGCGGGTGGGCCGCGATGATGATCGGGGGCGAGCACGTTCGAGAGGTGTTCATGCGGTCGTCGTCGCTCGACGTCCGGCCGCACCGGTTCCCGGCGGGCGCGTGCATGCCGGGCTCGGTCATGCGGTGCGCGTCGATCGTGCTCAACGACGAGGGGCGCTTCTGGGTGCTCTGCGGCTGGGAGTTCGGCGAGTACATGTGGGACTCGCTGCTCGACGCCGGCGCCACGCTCGGCATCGCGCCGGTGTCCTCCCGCGTTGCCCAGGGGACGGAGGTGGCCGCGTGA